A section of the Arabiibacter massiliensis genome encodes:
- a CDS encoding helix-turn-helix transcriptional regulator has translation MTDILATAAILAGVGATFCGACHAIARAAYFDGPAQADLLLAFFRVIVFAAGVIGCLALTDLHGESAAALFAVVLCIVAFAAGALMSRSWRAAEERERSRVAELRSLVDRLRTEEDSVEARCARAARAFDLTRREEDMLGLLLEGRTRAEIARELFVSSNTVKTHIRNLYRKMGVADKDELVETLAPEGGGAAMRINTTSSLK, from the coding sequence ATGACCGACATACTGGCGACGGCGGCGATCCTCGCAGGCGTGGGCGCGACGTTCTGCGGCGCATGCCATGCCATCGCGCGCGCCGCGTATTTCGACGGCCCCGCTCAGGCGGACCTGCTGCTCGCCTTCTTCCGCGTTATCGTATTCGCCGCCGGGGTCATCGGGTGCCTCGCACTCACCGACTTGCATGGCGAAAGCGCTGCGGCCCTGTTCGCCGTCGTGCTCTGCATCGTCGCGTTCGCGGCGGGCGCGCTGATGTCGCGGTCGTGGCGCGCGGCGGAGGAGCGGGAGCGCTCGCGCGTGGCCGAGCTGCGCTCGCTCGTCGACCGCCTGCGCACCGAGGAGGACTCCGTCGAGGCCCGCTGCGCCCGGGCCGCGCGCGCCTTCGACCTCACGCGCCGCGAGGAGGACATGCTCGGTCTTCTGCTGGAGGGCCGCACCCGCGCCGAGATCGCCCGCGAGCTGTTCGTGTCGAGCAACACGGTGAAGACGCACATCCGCAACCTCTATCGCAAGATGGGCGTAGCGGACAAGGATGAGCTGGTCGAGACGCTCGCGCCGGAGGGCGGGGGCGCGGCGATGCGCATCAACACCACATCATCCTTAAAATAG
- a CDS encoding flagellar protein FliS: MKKSGKTLGVSKHVVAGIVAVLAVAGAVSAGVFLTQNPSVEDWYDSTASQGQFEGKSKEEIQAALNEEVAKGMMNISIAAVVTFPDGASEGEARIENIAANPMDQKVTITLKDSGEAVYESGALAPDQHIQTIKLSRDLEPGEYAAVATFTGYDRETHKQTGQAAAEITLRIEG; encoded by the coding sequence GTGAAGAAGTCCGGCAAGACCCTGGGCGTGTCCAAGCACGTGGTCGCCGGTATCGTGGCCGTGCTGGCCGTGGCCGGTGCCGTGAGCGCGGGCGTGTTCCTCACGCAGAACCCCTCGGTGGAGGACTGGTACGACTCCACCGCCTCGCAGGGCCAGTTCGAGGGCAAGTCGAAGGAAGAGATCCAAGCCGCCCTCAACGAAGAGGTGGCGAAGGGCATGATGAACATCTCCATCGCCGCCGTAGTCACGTTCCCCGATGGTGCGTCGGAGGGCGAGGCCCGCATTGAGAACATCGCCGCCAACCCCATGGACCAGAAGGTCACGATCACCTTGAAGGATTCGGGCGAGGCGGTATACGAGTCCGGTGCCCTCGCGCCTGACCAGCATATTCAGACCATCAAGCTGTCGCGCGACCTGGAGCCCGGCGAGTACGCCGCCGTGGCCACGTTCACCGGGTACGATAGGGAGACCCATAAGCAGACCGGCCAAGCGGCCGCCGAGATCACGTTGCGTATCGAAGGCTAA
- a CDS encoding helix-turn-helix transcriptional regulator gives MNFKALSGSSSWLAIVGAGFFWSWMDRAMFGESLYLADGGSSAALVRAAFIAMLAASVVVFVGGIALARRFPAVWNVRATVLAAAVGAASSVGVLAGSIAELPAVAVAGAVACGAGMAAFNLSWGRICIAQGPAKAMAHISGAWALGLVINLVAEGFVPLAEAAFVCALPVLSCALYLADFKLQDRAPYRIDESEGALSPAPVPRARIAGVDARFPAFILVFCIAFGLMCSFEIFTPADAAPGTVFDIVGLRGIVALLFFAASLTKLSRHRELLFNVCLTFMVFGVLVMTVGLYTSDVQGLTRVFIPIGYAGFDILVWTLIAFYGKAAGAPPLRVAAVAMGAEQAGILIGQLVGTALGGGEGAANNAVLMVLSYLLLVAVLGLTRLGTAVWRRQREEAPAGAGSAAEAAGDDHLARFADAHGLTSRERDIFALFAEGRSAPYIAEMLVLSENTVKTHMRHIYTKCDLHSRQELLDAIEAYKE, from the coding sequence ATGAACTTCAAAGCTTTGAGCGGCTCTTCCTCTTGGCTCGCCATCGTGGGCGCGGGCTTCTTCTGGTCGTGGATGGACCGCGCCATGTTCGGCGAGTCGCTGTACCTCGCGGACGGCGGCTCCTCGGCGGCGCTCGTGCGCGCCGCTTTCATCGCCATGCTGGCCGCGAGCGTCGTGGTGTTCGTCGGCGGCATCGCGCTGGCCCGGCGCTTCCCCGCGGTATGGAACGTGCGCGCCACTGTCCTCGCCGCCGCGGTCGGTGCCGCGAGCAGCGTCGGCGTGCTGGCCGGATCGATCGCCGAGCTGCCGGCCGTCGCCGTTGCGGGCGCCGTCGCCTGCGGGGCGGGCATGGCCGCGTTCAACCTCTCCTGGGGCCGCATCTGCATCGCCCAGGGGCCGGCCAAGGCTATGGCGCACATCTCGGGCGCATGGGCGCTGGGCCTCGTCATCAACCTGGTAGCGGAGGGGTTCGTGCCGCTCGCCGAGGCCGCGTTCGTCTGCGCGCTGCCGGTGCTGTCGTGCGCGCTCTATCTGGCCGACTTCAAGCTGCAGGACCGCGCGCCCTACCGCATCGACGAGTCCGAGGGCGCCCTCTCCCCCGCGCCCGTACCCCGCGCGCGCATCGCCGGGGTCGACGCGCGCTTCCCCGCGTTCATCCTCGTGTTCTGCATCGCCTTCGGCCTCATGTGCAGCTTCGAGATATTCACGCCCGCCGACGCCGCCCCGGGCACCGTGTTCGACATCGTGGGCCTGCGCGGCATCGTGGCGCTGCTGTTCTTCGCGGCGAGCCTCACCAAGCTTTCGCGCCATCGGGAACTGCTGTTCAACGTCTGCCTCACGTTCATGGTGTTCGGCGTGCTGGTCATGACGGTGGGCCTGTACACAAGCGACGTGCAGGGCCTCACGCGCGTGTTCATCCCCATCGGCTACGCGGGCTTCGACATCCTGGTGTGGACGCTCATCGCGTTCTACGGGAAGGCCGCAGGCGCGCCGCCCCTGCGCGTGGCCGCCGTGGCGATGGGCGCGGAGCAGGCGGGCATCCTGATCGGCCAGCTGGTCGGCACGGCGCTGGGCGGCGGAGAGGGCGCGGCGAACAACGCGGTGCTCATGGTGCTGAGCTACCTTCTGCTTGTGGCGGTGCTGGGGCTGACGCGGCTCGGCACGGCGGTGTGGCGCAGGCAGCGCGAAGAGGCCCCCGCCGGCGCGGGGTCGGCCGCGGAGGCGGCGGGCGACGACCACCTGGCCCGCTTCGCCGACGCGCACGGCCTGACCAGCCGCGAGCGCGACATCTTCGCGCTGTTCGCCGAGGGCCGCAGCGCGCCCTACATCGCCGAGATGCTGGTGCTGTCCGAGAACACGGTGAAGACCCACATGCGCCACATCTACACGAAGTGCGACCTGCATAGCCGCCAGGAGCTGCTCGACGCCATCGAGGCGTACAAGGAATAG
- a CDS encoding FAD-binding protein: MAQNISRRFFLTGSALAGAGIIASGTLAGCSFEGEASKPAPSEFFECEVLVCGTGTSGLCAASRAAELGAKVLCIDALTENGLGGNSKYVEACWRPASEEVIEGSYADMMDYHKNAANAQLVRRFCNEALDVFEWSKNSQGVHFADEAGIESALAKSPAIKYAEDEEGGVSAGKFAILTMYEYCKKLGVEFAFDCRAVELVADDGSNVVKGALCERRDGTRVQIAAQAVVLGTGGFSANKELFEEFTHYNYDSLIPYGTSGSQRGDAINMGRALGAALHHPEAISFCSPVLPGHFNKSALVICGCNQADTMFVNEKGVRFCDESCISDWALSGLIGAQQKHIFVVVDQDFVKKIETEGPVTKRTNYFKANEPVPEFGSEIEEALARDNPRVVKADTIAELAEALEIDPQALQDTVSTWNGEVDAGIDKMFQKDPKYMRKVENGPFYGFKTVLAWYNSVGGLKVDTDCRVIGSDFEPIHGLYAAGSDAGGLFGSCYDVVVAPASCQAWARASGKWAAEHAVNTYLPSF; encoded by the coding sequence ATGGCTCAGAATATTTCAAGAAGGTTCTTTTTGACCGGATCCGCTCTCGCGGGAGCTGGAATCATCGCGTCGGGAACGCTTGCTGGATGCAGTTTCGAGGGCGAGGCCTCCAAGCCCGCTCCTTCGGAGTTCTTTGAATGCGAGGTTCTCGTGTGCGGAACGGGCACAAGCGGGCTCTGCGCCGCGTCCCGCGCAGCGGAGCTCGGCGCGAAGGTCCTCTGCATCGACGCGCTCACCGAAAACGGGCTCGGCGGTAATTCGAAGTACGTGGAAGCGTGCTGGCGGCCAGCCAGCGAAGAGGTCATCGAGGGCTCGTACGCGGACATGATGGACTACCATAAAAACGCCGCCAATGCCCAGCTCGTTCGCCGTTTCTGCAATGAAGCGCTCGACGTGTTCGAGTGGAGCAAGAACAGCCAAGGCGTCCATTTCGCCGACGAGGCCGGCATCGAGTCCGCTTTGGCGAAGTCGCCCGCCATCAAGTACGCCGAGGACGAGGAAGGCGGCGTGAGCGCAGGCAAATTCGCGATACTCACCATGTACGAGTATTGCAAAAAGCTTGGCGTCGAATTCGCTTTCGATTGCAGAGCCGTCGAACTTGTTGCCGATGACGGTTCGAATGTTGTCAAGGGGGCCCTGTGCGAACGCCGCGATGGAACGCGCGTGCAGATAGCCGCCCAGGCCGTCGTTCTGGGAACCGGCGGATTCTCGGCCAACAAGGAGCTATTCGAGGAATTCACCCACTACAACTACGATTCGCTCATCCCTTACGGCACGAGCGGGTCTCAGCGCGGCGACGCCATCAACATGGGCCGTGCCCTCGGGGCAGCTTTGCACCACCCTGAGGCCATCAGCTTCTGCAGTCCCGTGCTCCCCGGGCACTTCAACAAGTCCGCGCTCGTGATCTGCGGCTGCAACCAGGCGGACACTATGTTCGTGAACGAGAAAGGCGTTCGATTCTGCGATGAGAGCTGCATTTCCGATTGGGCGCTTTCGGGGCTGATCGGCGCCCAGCAAAAGCATATTTTCGTGGTAGTCGACCAGGACTTCGTGAAGAAGATCGAGACGGAAGGCCCCGTCACGAAGCGAACCAATTATTTCAAGGCGAACGAGCCTGTTCCCGAGTTCGGCAGCGAGATAGAGGAGGCGCTCGCCAGGGATAACCCGCGCGTCGTGAAGGCCGATACGATCGCAGAGCTCGCCGAGGCGCTTGAGATCGATCCGCAAGCTTTGCAGGATACGGTTTCTACGTGGAACGGCGAGGTGGATGCAGGCATCGATAAGATGTTCCAAAAGGATCCGAAATATATGCGGAAGGTTGAAAACGGCCCCTTCTACGGTTTTAAGACCGTTTTGGCGTGGTACAACAGTGTCGGCGGCTTGAAAGTCGATACCGACTGCCGCGTCATCGGCTCGGACTTCGAGCCTATTCACGGCCTGTACGCTGCAGGTTCTGACGCGGGCGGGCTCTTCGGGTCGTGCTACGACGTCGTGGTCGCCCCGGCATCGTGCCAGGCTTGGGCGCGTGCGTCTGGCAAATGGGCTGCCGAACACGCCGTGAACACCTACCTGCCGAGTTTCTAG
- a CDS encoding NAD(+)/NADH kinase gives MRILIVRNNSNSQAVDASLLLATYLATQGMDYTLVDSSELSCRCDHEELNAALAAGVDVAVVLGGDGTILRTARQIGTSGVPILGINFGRLGFLANSSDEGVVAVVAAALSGDVVAEQRANLRIDVVCEGEPDPWGDEECHPERAERAEGSRAAPADERPCTFFALNELAVTRGANGRIIDFSLGISGAHIADMRGDGLVVATATGSTAYALSAGGPLVAPGFGGLVAVPLAPHTLHSRAIVTAANDVVEVDLSKNRDPREATLFADGELLAFDLPVRRIYVSRGEAPTVLLRYQGESFYEHASKVFF, from the coding sequence ATGCGCATCCTCATCGTACGCAATAATTCCAACTCGCAGGCCGTGGACGCGTCGCTTCTGCTCGCAACGTACCTGGCCACGCAGGGAATGGACTACACGCTGGTGGACTCCTCGGAGCTGTCCTGCCGCTGCGACCACGAGGAGCTCAACGCGGCGCTGGCCGCGGGCGTGGATGTGGCCGTGGTGCTGGGCGGCGACGGCACCATCCTGCGCACGGCCCGCCAGATCGGCACATCGGGCGTGCCCATCCTCGGCATCAACTTCGGGCGGCTGGGATTCCTGGCCAACTCGAGCGACGAGGGCGTGGTGGCCGTGGTGGCCGCCGCGCTTTCGGGCGACGTGGTGGCCGAGCAGCGCGCGAACCTGCGCATCGACGTCGTGTGCGAAGGCGAGCCCGACCCCTGGGGCGACGAGGAATGTCATCCTGAGCGAGCGGAGCGAGCCGAAGGATCCCGTGCGGCGCCAGCTGACGAGCGTCCGTGCACGTTCTTCGCCCTCAACGAGCTGGCGGTGACGCGCGGCGCGAACGGCCGCATCATCGACTTCAGCTTGGGCATCTCGGGCGCGCACATCGCCGATATGCGCGGCGACGGCCTGGTGGTGGCCACGGCCACGGGCTCGACCGCCTACGCGCTCTCGGCCGGCGGCCCGCTCGTGGCGCCCGGCTTCGGCGGCCTGGTGGCCGTTCCGCTCGCGCCGCACACGCTGCATTCGCGCGCCATCGTCACGGCCGCGAACGACGTGGTGGAAGTCGACCTGTCGAAGAACCGCGACCCGCGCGAGGCCACGCTCTTCGCCGACGGAGAGCTGCTGGCCTTCGACCTCCCCGTGCGCCGCATCTACGTGAGCCGCGGCGAGGCCCCCACCGTCCTTCTGCGCTACCAAGGCGAAAGCTTCTACGAGCACGCCTCCAAGGTGTTCTTCTAG
- a CDS encoding FAD-dependent oxidoreductase yields MENISRRNFVTLGALGAAAAAVGGLAGCAPQAKAEAGPANAGSAKQGTINSSGIEVNPDEVMEVIPTDIVIVGGGFAGLACAVQAAKNGDDFILLEGQATLGGNGQGVEGTFAVDSRFQKEQGVTCDRSVIMQEELGKAQWCPNGLLYKDLIDASADNIEWLIDECGCQLDGLIDNYPCGATSGKVESFHWWKDGAAYVGYVLPLQQQLRDAGADIRLNNRALEFSYDESGKVNGVYAIDAFGDLVRYEAKFVVLATGGFANDDKRLQKHGFNLETLERIGTPGHFGDGVNMVLAAGAAEFTGVCYLKYNRISHQVEVFGPLWTEFCFGGPFLWVNQDCDRFVDESLVFRVENQITQSAPIHEQNGIAYTVFDQAIFEKQITEDKANADEWGVDVAAQWEKIIAEGDDGYRADTLEEVAKQAGLDPQALKAAVDDYNAKCAAGVDDIFGKEAEYLLPIQTPPFYIGRIHECMEGPLGGVKTDRMFRPVLEAGGVMENVFVIGLDGIMLYRDVYPMDVPGSASAECLNGGRVAANQAHAMLKG; encoded by the coding sequence ATGGAGAACATCTCTCGCAGGAACTTCGTCACCCTAGGCGCGCTCGGCGCGGCTGCGGCGGCGGTGGGAGGGCTCGCAGGCTGCGCGCCTCAGGCGAAGGCCGAGGCCGGCCCCGCAAACGCGGGCTCAGCGAAGCAGGGCACCATCAACAGCTCGGGCATCGAGGTGAACCCCGACGAGGTCATGGAGGTCATCCCCACCGACATCGTCATCGTGGGCGGCGGCTTCGCGGGCCTGGCGTGCGCCGTGCAGGCCGCCAAGAACGGCGACGACTTCATCTTGCTGGAAGGCCAGGCCACGCTCGGCGGCAACGGCCAGGGCGTGGAGGGCACCTTCGCCGTGGACTCGCGCTTCCAGAAGGAGCAGGGCGTCACGTGCGACCGCTCGGTCATCATGCAGGAGGAGCTGGGCAAGGCGCAGTGGTGCCCGAACGGCCTGCTGTACAAGGACCTCATCGACGCGTCGGCCGACAACATCGAGTGGCTCATCGACGAATGCGGCTGCCAGCTGGACGGGCTCATCGACAACTACCCGTGCGGCGCGACGTCGGGCAAGGTGGAGTCGTTCCACTGGTGGAAGGACGGCGCGGCCTACGTGGGCTACGTGCTGCCCCTGCAGCAGCAGCTGCGCGACGCGGGCGCCGACATCCGCCTGAACAACCGCGCGCTGGAGTTCAGCTACGACGAGTCCGGCAAGGTGAACGGCGTGTATGCCATCGACGCGTTCGGCGACCTGGTGCGCTACGAGGCCAAGTTCGTAGTGCTGGCCACCGGCGGCTTCGCCAACGACGACAAGCGGCTGCAGAAGCACGGCTTCAACCTTGAGACGCTCGAGCGCATCGGCACGCCCGGTCACTTCGGCGACGGCGTCAACATGGTGCTCGCGGCCGGCGCGGCCGAATTCACCGGCGTGTGCTACCTCAAGTACAACCGCATCAGCCACCAGGTGGAGGTGTTCGGCCCGCTGTGGACGGAGTTCTGCTTCGGCGGCCCGTTCCTCTGGGTCAACCAGGACTGCGACCGCTTCGTGGACGAGAGCCTGGTGTTCCGCGTGGAGAACCAGATCACGCAGTCCGCGCCCATCCACGAGCAGAACGGCATCGCCTACACGGTGTTCGACCAGGCCATCTTCGAGAAGCAGATCACCGAGGACAAGGCGAACGCCGACGAGTGGGGCGTGGACGTGGCCGCTCAGTGGGAGAAGATCATCGCCGAGGGCGACGACGGCTACCGCGCCGACACGCTCGAGGAGGTGGCGAAGCAGGCCGGCCTCGACCCGCAGGCGCTCAAGGCGGCGGTGGACGATTACAACGCCAAGTGCGCGGCCGGCGTCGACGACATCTTCGGCAAGGAAGCCGAGTACCTGCTGCCCATCCAGACGCCGCCGTTCTACATCGGCCGCATCCACGAGTGCATGGAGGGCCCGCTCGGCGGCGTGAAGACCGACCGCATGTTCCGCCCCGTGCTCGAGGCGGGCGGCGTGATGGAGAACGTGTTCGTGATCGGGCTCGACGGCATCATGCTCTACCGCGACGTGTACCCGATGGACGTGCCCGGCTCGGCCAGCGCCGAGTGCCTCAACGGCGGCCGCGTCGCCGCCAACCAGGCGCACGCGATGCTGAAGGGGTAG
- a CDS encoding helix-turn-helix transcriptional regulator, with the protein MSQLSRSTFLSTMGLAFYWPFFPTGIFSRLFAHYPTGPSIHFTCYIALMVLIGVFAIVAVALRARIEPAIRKQRTMVVCFGLLCSLGMLVIFNAPLLLANPVPLAIAGVVFAAAGYSLLTFAWANELAGLPAEAMATSVAVAFLAGSLFGMIAYLPVLPSVLLFSASPLLSTLCWRFTTLSPEGETDLSVASLRRLPLGIIGLVVFFIIGGRSVVGMLLQIDGQVPLYERLIVIAVTVVVFAQMRFGMKKSQESGRGFEKLWLPIAILFLVGLTIVTPFGTEWFHVGTGFLSAEVVCLEFYLYLLLMTYVRSERLSPTLVFGLYLACIKVVPILLQRLIIPLISLALGLTAEQGIMSLSVLMNLIVVSGMLIYFTRRTTDDAVKLSNSEQSARVLACEKMGAAFGLSSRETEVALLISQGNSQKRVADELCLSIGTVQSYSKAIYRKMGIHSKQELIDIVNDKMRC; encoded by the coding sequence GTGTCGCAGCTCAGCAGATCGACTTTTCTTTCGACAATGGGGTTGGCATTCTATTGGCCGTTTTTCCCCACCGGCATCTTCTCCCGCTTGTTCGCCCATTACCCAACCGGCCCCTCGATCCATTTCACCTGCTACATAGCCCTCATGGTTCTCATAGGCGTTTTCGCCATCGTCGCAGTGGCGCTTCGAGCGCGGATCGAACCAGCCATCCGCAAGCAGCGCACCATGGTTGTTTGCTTCGGGCTCCTCTGCTCTCTTGGCATGCTCGTAATTTTCAACGCCCCATTGCTGCTGGCAAATCCCGTGCCGCTGGCCATCGCCGGAGTGGTTTTTGCCGCAGCAGGCTACTCGTTGCTGACGTTTGCGTGGGCGAACGAGCTGGCGGGATTGCCTGCGGAAGCTATGGCCACCTCGGTTGCCGTTGCCTTTTTGGCGGGAAGCCTGTTTGGGATGATCGCCTATCTGCCCGTGCTTCCCTCGGTCTTGCTGTTTTCCGCATCTCCTCTTCTATCGACGCTATGCTGGCGTTTCACCACGCTTTCGCCCGAAGGCGAGACCGATCTGTCTGTAGCGTCGCTTCGTCGTTTGCCGCTCGGCATCATCGGTCTCGTTGTCTTTTTCATAATCGGCGGGCGCTCGGTGGTCGGCATGCTTCTGCAGATAGACGGGCAAGTGCCCCTGTACGAGCGGCTCATAGTGATAGCCGTCACCGTCGTGGTGTTTGCCCAGATGCGTTTCGGAATGAAAAAGTCGCAGGAGTCCGGCCGCGGATTCGAAAAGCTTTGGCTGCCTATCGCAATCCTCTTCCTCGTCGGGCTGACAATCGTCACGCCCTTCGGAACGGAGTGGTTTCATGTTGGAACGGGCTTTCTCAGCGCTGAGGTCGTTTGCTTGGAGTTCTATCTGTATCTTCTCCTCATGACCTACGTTCGGTCGGAGCGCCTGTCCCCCACCTTGGTTTTCGGTCTCTACCTCGCCTGCATCAAGGTCGTTCCCATACTTTTGCAGAGATTGATCATACCCCTGATCTCGCTCGCACTCGGCTTGACCGCCGAACAGGGGATCATGTCGCTGTCCGTCCTTATGAACCTCATCGTCGTCTCAGGCATGCTCATATACTTCACGCGAAGGACAACCGACGATGCGGTCAAGCTGTCCAACTCGGAGCAGTCTGCGCGCGTCCTTGCGTGCGAGAAGATGGGTGCGGCGTTCGGACTCTCCTCGAGGGAGACGGAGGTGGCCCTTCTTATTTCCCAGGGTAACAGCCAGAAAAGAGTCGCCGACGAGCTCTGCCTTTCGATCGGGACGGTGCAAAGCTATTCGAAGGCGATCTACCGGAAGATGGGCATCCATTCGAAGCAGGAGCTGATCGACATCGTCAACGACAAGATGCGCTGCTGA
- a CDS encoding cytochrome c3 family protein has protein sequence MNETGSERFVDEPRSEQGSGDGTGRQPKKQPRKALVAAAVVIGVLVVCGIGFAVWHDQPSFCNAICHDPMDSYVEGYESSDSSLLVTTHARTGSKCLDCHEAKLDEQLTEGMKWLSGDFETPLDSSDIGSREFCLECHGDEWDSIVASTADMKGTKTVYNPEGLYNPHDNHRGDDNCSMCHSMHEQSTLYCVECHNIEVPDGWNGFE, from the coding sequence ATGAACGAAACAGGGAGCGAGCGGTTCGTCGACGAGCCTCGGTCCGAACAGGGTTCGGGAGACGGAACGGGCAGGCAACCGAAGAAGCAGCCTCGAAAGGCGCTCGTTGCGGCGGCCGTCGTCATCGGCGTGCTCGTCGTCTGCGGCATAGGGTTCGCCGTCTGGCATGATCAACCGAGCTTCTGCAATGCCATCTGCCATGACCCCATGGACAGCTACGTCGAGGGTTACGAGTCGAGCGATTCGTCTTTGCTGGTAACCACCCACGCCAGAACGGGATCGAAATGCCTCGATTGCCACGAGGCGAAGCTCGACGAGCAACTGACCGAGGGCATGAAGTGGCTCAGCGGGGATTTTGAGACGCCCCTCGATTCATCCGATATCGGCAGCCGTGAATTTTGCCTCGAGTGCCACGGCGACGAGTGGGATTCCATTGTCGCCTCGACTGCGGACATGAAGGGCACCAAGACCGTCTACAACCCGGAAGGCCTTTACAATCCCCACGACAATCATCGTGGCGACGACAATTGCTCGATGTGCCATTCCATGCACGAACAGTCGACCTTGTATTGCGTGGAGTGCCACAACATCGAAGTGCCCGATGGATGGAACGGTTTCGAGTAG